One stretch of Halapricum desulfuricans DNA includes these proteins:
- a CDS encoding proline-rich domain-containing protein, translated as MYAKQLLTVLAAVGLALSVVGPATAADLGVSVTQDGDDVTVAVTQNNSSVADADVTVDDGNGTYTAAGEYTTDDDGLVELSAPEENVTVTVTAVADNASASSTTGLVAESIVENHTENNETERDENETENNETDPFDIDLGVTVDNGTADYSNVTVNDSDPFGLYVSSFVHTIMGENVSGPMGQTVASFVTTFNPGQGPPEHAGPPENKTQGPPENVTQGPPEDKTQGPPEHAGPPENKTQGPPEDIGPWSGEDEESDEKDNEESDRRRGPPEHAGGGR; from the coding sequence ATGTACGCGAAACAGCTTCTGACAGTCCTCGCGGCCGTCGGTCTGGCTCTCTCGGTCGTCGGACCGGCGACAGCTGCGGATCTGGGCGTGTCAGTCACTCAGGACGGAGACGACGTCACGGTCGCCGTGACACAGAACAACAGTAGCGTCGCAGATGCCGACGTTACTGTCGACGACGGTAACGGAACCTACACGGCGGCGGGAGAGTACACGACTGACGACGACGGCCTTGTCGAACTCTCGGCACCCGAAGAGAACGTTACGGTGACCGTCACTGCCGTCGCAGACAACGCTTCGGCGTCGTCGACGACCGGACTGGTCGCCGAGTCGATCGTCGAAAACCACACCGAGAACAACGAGACTGAACGTGACGAAAACGAAACCGAGAACAACGAAACCGATCCGTTCGACATCGACCTCGGTGTCACCGTCGACAACGGAACAGCGGATTACAGCAACGTCACCGTCAACGACAGCGACCCGTTCGGGCTGTACGTCAGTTCGTTCGTGCACACGATCATGGGCGAGAACGTCTCCGGCCCGATGGGCCAGACGGTCGCCTCGTTCGTGACGACGTTCAATCCCGGACAGGGGCCGCCGGAACACGCCGGACCGCCCGAGAACAAGACGCAGGGGCCGCCGGAGAACGTGACCCAAGGTCCGCCGGAAGACAAGACGCAGGGACCGCCAGAACACGCCGGACCGCCCGAGAACAAGACGCAGGGGCCGCCCGAGGACATCGGGCCGTGGAGTGGCGAAGACGAGGAGAGCGACGAAAAGGACAACGAGGAAAGTGACCGCCGACGCGGTCCGCCGGAACACGCCGGGGGCGGCCGATAA
- a CDS encoding Glu/Leu/Phe/Val family dehydrogenase, producing the protein MVDEVNPFESLQEQVDDAAEYLDADEGMIERLKQPERVLETTLSVEMDDGSIETFRAYRSEFNGDRGPYKGGIRYHPGVNRAEVKALSGWMVYKCAAVDVPYGGGKGGIEIDPSEYSESELERITRAFAKELRPLIGEDKDIPAPDVNTGQQEMDWIKDTYETLEDTTEPGVVTGKSLDNGGSEGRVEATGRSVSITAREAFEYLDRDISEATVAVQGYGNAGSIGARLIEDQGADVVAVSDSSGAVYDPDGLDARAVKEHKSETGSVVGYEGASRRLTNEELLTLDVDILVPAALENAIDADLAEDVSADVIVEAANGPLTPDADDVLADRDVYVVPDILANAGGVTVSYFEWVQNRQRFAWTEQRVNEELERLITDAFDAMTTAYEEHGTPNFRTAMYTVSIQRVLDAAEKSGLFP; encoded by the coding sequence ATGGTGGACGAAGTAAACCCATTCGAGAGTTTACAGGAGCAGGTAGACGACGCGGCCGAATACCTCGACGCCGACGAGGGGATGATCGAGCGGCTCAAACAGCCCGAACGCGTGCTCGAGACGACGCTGTCGGTCGAGATGGACGACGGGTCGATCGAGACGTTCCGCGCCTATCGCTCGGAGTTCAACGGCGACCGCGGCCCATACAAGGGCGGGATCCGGTATCACCCGGGCGTCAACCGCGCGGAAGTGAAGGCGCTCTCGGGCTGGATGGTCTACAAGTGTGCGGCCGTCGACGTCCCCTACGGCGGCGGCAAGGGCGGCATCGAGATCGACCCCTCCGAGTACAGCGAGTCAGAACTCGAACGGATCACTCGAGCCTTCGCAAAGGAACTGCGACCGCTGATCGGCGAGGACAAGGACATCCCCGCCCCCGACGTCAACACCGGCCAGCAGGAGATGGACTGGATCAAGGATACCTACGAGACGCTGGAAGACACGACTGAGCCCGGCGTCGTCACCGGCAAGTCGCTTGACAACGGCGGCAGCGAGGGCCGCGTCGAGGCGACGGGGCGGTCGGTCAGCATCACCGCCCGGGAAGCGTTCGAGTACCTCGACCGGGACATCTCCGAGGCGACTGTCGCGGTGCAGGGCTACGGCAACGCCGGGTCGATCGGCGCGCGGTTGATCGAGGATCAGGGCGCGGACGTCGTCGCAGTCAGCGACTCCAGCGGAGCCGTCTACGATCCAGACGGGCTCGACGCTCGCGCGGTCAAAGAGCACAAGTCCGAGACGGGCAGCGTCGTCGGCTACGAGGGTGCGAGCCGGCGGCTGACCAACGAGGAGCTACTGACACTGGACGTCGACATCCTCGTGCCCGCGGCACTGGAGAACGCCATCGACGCCGACCTCGCTGAGGACGTGTCGGCCGACGTGATCGTCGAGGCGGCCAACGGCCCGCTCACGCCCGACGCCGACGACGTGCTCGCCGACCGTGACGTCTATGTCGTCCCCGACATCCTGGCAAACGCCGGCGGAGTAACGGTCTCGTACTTCGAGTGGGTGCAGAACCGCCAGCGCTTCGCCTGGACCGAACAGCGGGTCAACGAGGAGCTCGAACGGCTCATCACTGACGCCTTTGACGCCATGACGACCGCCTACGAGGAGCACGGCACGCCGAACTTCCGGACTGCGATGTACACCGTCTCGATCCAGCGCGTGCTCGACGCCGCCGAGAAGTCCGGCCTTTTCCCGTAG
- a CDS encoding DUF7284 family protein: MKVRGVSTVVDATLALLLVSASVFVVAFFLADDRPETNPGASDHVAEAVSVSTANVSYSLEPIVGHVDDVDFRDETYDEGVFRRQRHGSVAELIASSAMLNVTIEGRQLTKEGAVYSDAVEGALMEALTGTGYSAYVTARWQPYEGASITATETYGSPPPGDANVQLATLRVPSGVDPVAEAAEAEYMESYADGHEQAAGVLAEVIVERYFPASETQAAIEGQWFRRDLTLYRYLRLKAILNELDDGAGLIDSDDTYHNLDPDDEGNALSRNGANATKANAYLARGADGVTDFAGGADGLKQTIGADLEERYPDDEMASFADTSSIEDVVVTIRVWER, from the coding sequence ATGAAGGTTCGGGGGGTCTCGACAGTCGTCGACGCGACGCTCGCGCTGTTGCTCGTCTCCGCGAGCGTCTTCGTCGTCGCGTTCTTCCTCGCGGACGACCGGCCCGAGACGAATCCGGGAGCGTCCGATCACGTCGCCGAAGCGGTGTCCGTCTCGACGGCGAACGTGAGTTACTCGCTGGAGCCGATCGTCGGCCACGTCGACGACGTCGATTTCCGCGACGAAACGTACGACGAGGGCGTCTTCCGACGGCAGCGACACGGATCGGTCGCCGAACTGATCGCGAGTAGCGCGATGCTCAACGTGACGATCGAGGGCCGGCAGTTGACGAAAGAAGGGGCGGTCTATTCCGATGCCGTCGAAGGGGCTCTGATGGAGGCGTTGACCGGAACGGGATACAGCGCATACGTCACCGCCCGGTGGCAACCCTACGAGGGGGCGTCGATCACGGCCACAGAAACGTATGGCTCTCCGCCGCCGGGGGACGCAAACGTGCAACTCGCGACGCTTCGCGTTCCGAGCGGGGTGGACCCGGTCGCGGAGGCGGCCGAAGCCGAATACATGGAGAGCTACGCGGACGGACACGAACAGGCGGCGGGGGTTCTCGCCGAGGTGATCGTTGAGCGGTACTTCCCGGCGAGTGAGACGCAGGCCGCGATCGAAGGACAGTGGTTCCGGCGGGACCTGACTCTCTACAGGTATCTCCGTCTGAAGGCGATACTGAACGAACTTGACGACGGTGCCGGATTGATCGACAGTGACGACACGTATCACAATCTCGATCCCGACGACGAGGGGAATGCCCTGAGTAGAAACGGAGCCAACGCGACGAAAGCCAACGCCTATCTCGCCCGTGGTGCGGACGGTGTGACAGACTTCGCCGGCGGGGCCGACGGGTTGAAACAGACTATCGGGGCAGATCTAGAAGAGCGATACCCCGACGACGAAATGGCGTCGTTCGCCGACACGTCGTCGATCGAAGACGTGGTCGTCACAATACGGGTGTGGGAACGATGA
- a CDS encoding phytoene/squalene synthase family protein — protein sequence MLDDNITTSKEIHRQTGKTFYYATRLLPERIRKPTYVLYGFFRIADEVVDQADSLPPEAQYERLESFRAKALGEEPADDDVLSAFQSLREQTPIRDADVNAFIDAMEQDIERDRYETYEDLEAYMRGSAVAVGNMMLDVMDPEQKETARPHAASLAEAFQLSNFLRDVGEDISEYGRIYLPLETLEQFGACEDDIVKRRATESLKAAMRAEMARTDRLYRDGVAGIQYLPDDCQFAVLLAAVLYADHHRKIRQVDFNTIDRDANLGRARKLYLIAKTWWHWRKHRDPETTFYAVSAVPEDASTRGPRPESVTENMVSATHD from the coding sequence ATGCTAGACGACAATATCACTACGAGCAAGGAAATCCACAGGCAGACCGGCAAGACGTTCTACTACGCCACGCGATTGCTCCCCGAGCGAATTCGCAAACCTACCTACGTCCTCTATGGGTTCTTTCGGATTGCCGACGAGGTCGTCGATCAGGCCGACAGTCTCCCGCCCGAAGCGCAGTACGAACGACTCGAATCGTTCCGTGCAAAGGCACTCGGCGAAGAGCCTGCCGACGACGACGTCCTGTCGGCGTTTCAGTCGTTGCGCGAACAGACTCCGATTCGGGACGCCGACGTGAACGCCTTCATCGACGCGATGGAACAGGACATCGAGCGGGACCGCTACGAGACGTACGAGGACCTCGAGGCGTACATGCGCGGGTCGGCCGTCGCCGTCGGCAACATGATGCTGGACGTGATGGATCCCGAGCAGAAGGAGACGGCACGGCCACACGCGGCGTCGCTGGCAGAAGCGTTCCAGCTCTCGAACTTCCTGCGTGACGTCGGCGAAGACATCTCCGAGTACGGTCGGATCTATCTTCCGTTGGAGACGCTCGAACAGTTCGGGGCCTGCGAGGACGACATCGTCAAGCGCCGGGCCACCGAATCGCTCAAGGCCGCGATGCGTGCCGAAATGGCCCGTACTGACCGGCTCTACCGTGACGGTGTCGCCGGCATTCAATATCTCCCGGACGACTGTCAGTTCGCAGTATTGCTCGCTGCCGTTCTGTATGCCGACCATCACCGGAAGATCCGTCAGGTCGATTTCAACACGATCGACCGGGACGCGAACCTCGGTCGAGCCCGCAAGCTCTATCTGATCGCCAAGACCTGGTGGCACTGGCGCAAACACCGCGATCCGGAGACGACGTTTTACGCCGTCAGCGCGGTGCCGGAAGACGCTTCAACGCGGGGCCCTCGCCCTGAATCGGTGACCGAGAACATGGTGTCCGCGACTCACGACTGA
- a CDS encoding AAA domain-containing protein, translating into MNVRGVVVETDDPETVSTQYGERELCEVTVRPDRGRGEPTTVTLWGDWVENAEQLESGMELAVYDAEKRTYQGETQYTTGSDTTVVVEPEFVVDVTDIRAWVQCPRMYYLNKIDGLPLAYPVVKGTIVHEVFGDLLRGRDLDTTVEEQVEAAGLELGLLGRDSDSVAEDVRDHASAIEGWLAQGTLTERDEWRSEMTLISERYGIKGRADAVRRGMPVELKTGKNTRREPRFHDKIQAAAYALILGERAAEETSAASMMGDGGATVDTDTPSALVAAPDTGTLLYTKNAAVDRAEEGGDLSPAKEFSIGSGLLEFVLRARNAIAATEYGTDVPTGYEGDAKCEYCFEQDTCMAVSGRLGQESKAGQVGSPIPERERAYFDRFYRAIEAERRAVHREYAKLWRQGSTERADDDRALVDLQPLGRREIDGGRWELRAAGTGATSKIREGDVVLASDGHPIRGEAELARVERLGGSSPDGDSAGDEPTTGQEIVVTADEPVELRRLDIYPSELSTDRLLTALHDAVLKQPQSAKDVLFGRRDPEFDTSDATFVDNNPAQDEAVRRAVGAEDFALVHGPPGTGKTYTLAKIVRELVDRGERVLLSAFTNRAVDNAIEALVEQGFTDVVRVGTESGVREDMQRFRLEQAGDPDELASRLEDAPVVAATTASCGSRVVREQRFDAAVVDEAGQLTEPGTLAATNLADRFVLIGDHQQLPPVVRSEDSGTDGKTGSESGGQPRADLGRSLFERLIEDHPEAGVLLDRQYRMAQRIQAFPSQAFYDGQLRPATGEVASRHVGDLEGVDPSALPERLRGRVAFVDPDGHAHGNTNPEEADAVAQVVEEFASAGVSRDDIGVIAPYRAQVAEIDQRLDDDVAVDTVDRFQGSSKEVIVVSFVATGDLDGPIFEDYRRINVALSRAKRSLVLVGDADALSTDETYAEMVEWAL; encoded by the coding sequence GTGAACGTTCGCGGTGTCGTCGTCGAAACTGACGATCCCGAGACTGTCAGTACGCAGTACGGCGAGCGCGAGCTCTGTGAGGTCACGGTCCGTCCGGACCGCGGCCGCGGCGAACCGACGACGGTGACGCTGTGGGGCGACTGGGTCGAGAACGCCGAGCAACTCGAATCGGGGATGGAACTGGCCGTTTACGACGCCGAGAAGCGAACCTACCAGGGGGAGACCCAGTACACCACCGGGAGCGACACGACGGTGGTCGTCGAACCCGAGTTCGTCGTGGACGTGACCGACATCCGCGCGTGGGTGCAGTGCCCGCGGATGTACTACCTCAACAAGATCGACGGGCTCCCGCTGGCCTACCCGGTCGTCAAGGGGACGATCGTCCACGAGGTGTTCGGTGACCTGCTGCGCGGGCGCGATCTCGATACCACGGTCGAGGAGCAGGTCGAGGCCGCCGGGCTGGAGCTCGGCCTGCTTGGACGGGACAGCGACAGTGTCGCCGAGGACGTGCGCGATCACGCCAGCGCCATCGAGGGCTGGCTCGCCCAGGGGACGCTCACGGAGCGAGACGAGTGGCGCTCGGAGATGACCCTGATCAGCGAGCGATACGGCATCAAGGGCCGTGCAGACGCCGTCCGCCGGGGGATGCCGGTCGAACTCAAGACGGGCAAGAACACTCGACGGGAGCCACGCTTTCATGACAAGATCCAGGCCGCGGCCTACGCGCTGATCCTCGGCGAGCGAGCGGCCGAAGAGACTTCGGCCGCGAGCATGATGGGCGACGGCGGCGCCACGGTGGATACCGACACGCCCTCCGCGCTCGTGGCCGCGCCCGACACCGGAACGCTGCTGTACACCAAAAACGCTGCCGTCGACCGGGCCGAGGAGGGCGGCGACCTCTCGCCGGCCAAGGAGTTCTCCATCGGGTCCGGACTCCTGGAGTTCGTCCTCCGGGCGCGAAACGCGATCGCGGCGACGGAGTACGGGACCGACGTCCCGACGGGCTACGAGGGCGACGCCAAGTGCGAGTACTGTTTCGAGCAGGACACCTGCATGGCCGTTTCCGGACGGCTCGGTCAGGAGTCGAAGGCCGGGCAGGTCGGCAGTCCGATCCCCGAACGGGAGCGGGCGTACTTCGATCGGTTCTACCGGGCGATCGAGGCCGAACGCCGGGCGGTCCACCGCGAGTACGCCAAACTCTGGCGGCAGGGCTCGACCGAACGGGCCGACGACGACCGCGCGCTCGTGGACCTCCAGCCGCTCGGACGGCGCGAGATCGACGGCGGCCGCTGGGAGTTGCGCGCCGCGGGCACGGGCGCGACATCGAAGATACGGGAGGGCGACGTGGTGCTGGCCAGCGACGGCCACCCGATCCGGGGCGAGGCCGAACTCGCGCGAGTCGAGCGGCTCGGCGGGTCGTCGCCGGATGGCGATAGTGCGGGCGACGAACCGACGACCGGCCAAGAGATCGTCGTCACGGCGGACGAGCCGGTCGAACTCCGCCGGCTCGACATCTATCCCTCGGAGCTGTCGACCGACCGGCTGTTGACCGCGCTGCACGACGCCGTGCTCAAACAGCCCCAGTCGGCCAAGGACGTGCTCTTCGGTCGGCGCGATCCCGAGTTCGACACGTCCGATGCGACGTTCGTCGACAACAATCCGGCCCAGGACGAGGCCGTCCGGCGGGCGGTCGGCGCGGAGGACTTCGCGCTGGTCCACGGCCCGCCCGGCACGGGCAAGACCTACACGCTCGCGAAGATCGTCCGGGAACTCGTCGATCGCGGCGAGCGCGTGCTCCTGTCGGCGTTCACCAACCGGGCCGTCGACAACGCGATCGAGGCGCTGGTCGAACAGGGATTCACCGACGTCGTCCGCGTCGGGACCGAGAGCGGCGTCCGCGAGGACATGCAGCGGTTCCGGCTCGAGCAGGCCGGCGACCCGGACGAACTGGCGAGCAGGCTCGAAGACGCGCCGGTCGTGGCGGCGACGACGGCTTCCTGTGGTTCGCGTGTCGTTCGCGAGCAGCGCTTCGACGCGGCCGTCGTCGACGAGGCCGGCCAGCTCACCGAGCCGGGGACGCTCGCGGCGACGAACCTCGCCGACCGGTTCGTCCTGATCGGCGACCACCAGCAGCTGCCCCCGGTCGTGCGATCCGAAGACAGCGGAACGGACGGCAAGACGGGATCGGAGAGCGGCGGACAGCCACGGGCAGACCTCGGACGGTCGCTTTTCGAGCGGCTCATCGAGGACCACCCGGAGGCCGGCGTCCTGCTCGACCGGCAGTACCGGATGGCCCAGCGTATTCAGGCGTTCCCCTCGCAGGCGTTCTACGACGGACAGCTGCGTCCTGCCACCGGCGAGGTCGCAAGCCGCCACGTTGGCGACCTCGAGGGCGTCGACCCGTCCGCACTCCCGGAGCGGCTCCGGGGTCGAGTCGCGTTCGTTGATCCGGACGGTCACGCTCACGGGAACACCAATCCCGAGGAGGCCGATGCGGTCGCACAGGTCGTCGAGGAGTTCGCCTCGGCCGGCGTCTCCCGGGACGACATCGGCGTCATCGCGCCGTATCGCGCGCAGGTCGCCGAGATCGACCAGCGACTGGACGACGACGTGGCAGTCGATACCGTCGATCGGTTTCAGGGATCGAGCAAGGAGGTGATCGTCGTCTCGTTCGTCGCCACGGGCGACCTCGACGGACCGATCTTCGAGGACTACCGGCGGATCAACGTCGCGCTCTCGCGTGCGAAGCGATCGCTGGTCCTGGTGGGAGACGCCGACGCGCTCTCGACGGACGAGACCTACGCCGAGATGGTCGAGTGGGCGCTGTAG
- a CDS encoding DUF7524 family protein has product MTDTLPVHVNRDRLHGLEVPNEVEVSGSFDVVLQNHGESVHVHLHLDDALSEVATLAANNHHVASDSTRRVTVDVSGSGPARGKLKVVTAYGATTRYVDVVLTEPEHEPRDITVDESLSKPQPRNTSSRSGTTDTDVSDLPLRPEIAVLGLGAVALVIAAVAALVLDNTVVVLGSLVVLAGVLVAVYQLVR; this is encoded by the coding sequence GTGACAGATACGTTGCCGGTCCACGTCAACCGGGATCGACTACACGGGCTCGAGGTCCCGAACGAGGTCGAGGTGAGCGGGTCGTTCGACGTGGTCCTGCAGAACCACGGGGAGTCGGTCCACGTTCACCTGCATCTCGACGATGCGCTCTCCGAGGTCGCGACGCTCGCGGCGAACAACCACCACGTGGCAAGCGACTCGACGCGGCGCGTCACCGTCGACGTGTCGGGATCCGGACCGGCCCGTGGGAAACTCAAAGTCGTCACTGCCTACGGTGCGACGACCCGGTATGTAGACGTCGTGCTCACAGAGCCCGAACACGAACCGCGAGACATCACCGTCGACGAATCGCTCTCGAAACCACAGCCGCGGAACACCTCTTCACGGTCAGGTACAACGGACACGGACGTGTCTGATCTCCCCCTCCGCCCCGAGATTGCTGTCCTCGGACTCGGTGCCGTCGCGCTGGTGATCGCCGCCGTCGCCGCGCTCGTGCTCGACAATACCGTCGTTGTGCTGGGATCGCTCGTCGTTCTCGCGGGCGTCCTCGTTGCTGTCTATCAACTCGTTCGGTAG
- a CDS encoding protein sorting system archaetidylserine decarboxylase: MSRWFAPGTWWYALPLLLMAGPFMWVVPSVGAGFAIAGFAVLYFHRDPDRETPAAGYVSPADGTVSVVREEDGRLRVGVFMNVYHVHVNRAPTADAVQETTHVPGAHRPAFSKESDRNERLHVDFPDYRVTLIAGAFARRIHPYVEAGDTVERGERIGHISFGSRVDVLFPPSVTREDLLVERGDSVRAGETVLADP; encoded by the coding sequence ATGTCGCGCTGGTTCGCGCCGGGGACGTGGTGGTACGCGTTGCCGCTGTTGCTCATGGCCGGTCCGTTCATGTGGGTCGTGCCGTCGGTCGGAGCCGGATTCGCCATTGCGGGATTCGCAGTCCTGTACTTTCACCGCGATCCCGACCGCGAGACGCCCGCGGCGGGATACGTCTCGCCGGCGGACGGGACAGTTTCGGTCGTCCGCGAGGAAGACGGTCGCCTGCGCGTCGGCGTGTTTATGAACGTCTATCACGTCCACGTCAACCGCGCTCCGACCGCCGACGCGGTCCAGGAGACGACGCACGTGCCCGGCGCTCATCGTCCGGCGTTCTCCAAGGAATCGGATCGCAACGAGCGGCTTCACGTCGACTTCCCCGACTACCGCGTCACGCTGATCGCCGGTGCGTTCGCCCGCCGGATCCATCCGTACGTCGAGGCCGGTGACACGGTCGAGCGCGGCGAGCGTATCGGACACATCTCTTTCGGGAGCCGCGTGGACGTGCTGTTCCCGCCGTCGGTGACTCGCGAGGATCTGCTGGTCGAACGCGGCGACTCGGTCCGGGCCGGCGAAACTGTGCTCGCGGACCCGTAG